The following nucleotide sequence is from Chlorogloeopsis sp. ULAP01.
GCGAGGCAATATGAGCAATTCTGCCCCTTTAGGTGATCCGCAACAAATTACCGATGGTGACAAACTAGATTTAAAAACAAAACTAGCTTATGGTGCAGGTGATTTAGGCCCGGCGATTACTGCCAATATTGCTATATTTTTTCTGATGATTTTCTTTACAAATGTAGCTGGAATTCCGGCTGGGTTGGCTGGCAGTATTTTAATGATAGGAAAGATTTGGGATGCAGTGAATGACCCGATTGTAGGGGTGTTAACTGACAAAACAAAATCTCGTTGGGGACGCCGTCTACCTTGGCTGTTTTATGGAGCGATTCCGTTTGGAATTTTCTTCTTTTTGCAGTGGATTGTACCCCGATTTAGTGCTAATGAGAGCGCAAACGTTTGGTGGTTGTTTTGGTATTATGTGGCGATTGGAGTAATATCTCAGGTTTTTTATACTGTTGTCAATTTGCCTTATACGGCAATGACTCCCGAACTCACTCAAAACTATGATGAACGCACTAGCCTCAATAGCTTTCGCTTTGCTTTTTCCATTGGTGGCAGTATTTTGTCATTAATTTTGGCAAAAATTATTTTTGAGCAAATTCCCAGTCGAGAGCAACAGTATATTGTATTAGCGGCAATTTGTGGGGTAATTTCTGTCTTGGCATTGTATTGGTGCGTTTGGGGTGTGCGCGATCGCATTTTGGCTTTTGAAGCAAAACGCACTCAAACTGAGGAATCCGCATCTATTCCTTATCAAGAACAGTTCAAAATTGTCTTTAGCAATCGACCTTTTTTGTTCATCATCGGTATTTATTTATTCTCCTGGTTAGCAGTACAGGTAACCGCAAGTATTATTCC
It contains:
- a CDS encoding MFS transporter, with the translated sequence MSNSAPLGDPQQITDGDKLDLKTKLAYGAGDLGPAITANIAIFFLMIFFTNVAGIPAGLAGSILMIGKIWDAVNDPIVGVLTDKTKSRWGRRLPWLFYGAIPFGIFFFLQWIVPRFSANESANVWWLFWYYVAIGVISQVFYTVVNLPYTAMTPELTQNYDERTSLNSFRFAFSIGGSILSLILAKIIFEQIPSREQQYIVLAAICGVISVLALYWCVWGVRDRILAFEAKRTQTEESASIPYQEQFKIVFSNRPFLFIIGIYLFSWLAVQVTASIIPYFAVNYMRLRESDVPTVLIAVQGTALLMLFVWSALSQRVGKKAVYFMGMSLWMLAQAGLFFLQPGQIALMYTLAVMAGFGVSTAYLVPWSMMPDVIELDELQTGQRREGIFYGFMVLLQKFGLAFGLFVVGIALEASGFIEATPGQSTLPTQPESALFAIRIATAPLPAIFLIGGLLLTYFYPITREMHAEILLKLRERQQNQS